The genomic region GTAACCGCCGAGACCTACCGTCCACGGACCGATATGTTTTCCGGTGAAATAGTCGAAGTGGAATTCCTGACCTGATCTGTAATCCGTGTCATTGTTCTCCGTGTTTATGTCGTACATGAACTTTGAAGACACTTCATAACCGCTGTCGGAAACGTATGATATGCCGTATGCAGGTTCGAACGTATAATAGTTCCTGCCGATGTTGGCTATGTCATTTTTATCATACGCACCTGTGGGAGTGATGATATCCAGCGCAACAGCCTGATGCAGGTTTTTTGAATGCCATGAGAGGTTCACGCCGAAGTCGATATCGCCCACTCCGAAAGCATTGTCGCTTCCGCCCGGTGTTTTGGCATCCATATAGACCACGGGAATAAGTGTCTGAACGCCGATATTACCGCCGAAAAGCTGTTTTTTGGTCACATAGACAAACCTGTGCACATCGGCAACCACTTTCAGTTTGAAATCCACAGGCAGCTTATCCCCGTCTTTATCACGCAGACTGTCCGCAGTGTAATAGTTAAGGTAGTTCAGGTAATAGAATCCTGACGGGGGGATAGCTCCCGCCATTGTATCTTCGGCACCGTTGGGATACGCACCGCCTCCGCCTTCAGTGGCATGCGCCGCCATAGCTGAGAACGCAAATACCGACGCAAGAAGAGCTGTTATAAGTTTTCTGCATTTCATATCAGCACTCCTTATTTAACTGTTTTAATGTATTTCGCAGCGTCGGCACCTGCAATCCTGCCGGATGTTGCAGCAAATGAGAAAGCAGAACCGGATGCCCACAGGGTGTATGTGTCACCGTAAAGCCCGCCCACGTCGCATCCTGCAACATAAAGACCGTTGATGGGTTCGTCTTTGTCATTGATGGCCTGCATTTTCTCGTTAACACGGGCTCCGCCCAGAGATACGAAGAAATAGGGGTAAACTTTTATAGCATAGAAGTTTCCTGTTTTAACGGGAGTCATCTTTCTGGTGTCTCTGTCAAACTCAGGGTCAACGTTATTAACTATATAGGAGTTATAGTTTTTCACTGTTGTAGCAAGTGTTTTGGGGTCAACACCCATCTGTTTTGCCAGATCTTCGATGCTGGAAGCTATGGCAACGTCTTTATTGCCTTTCGCTTTCTCGCCCTTCATCTCGTCCACAAGGTTGGGAAGTTTTGTGCCGAGGGGGATAAGAACGCCGAGTCCATTGTCGATACCCTGTTCGGCTATGTATTTAACTGTGGCATCATCAAACACAGTCCAGATTGCGTGGTCTCTTTCACGTTCGATGGCGTTGCCTGCCATTGCGAAGCTGTAAACAACGTCTTCATCAACGAAGCGTTTGCCATACTTGTTTACCCAGAGAGAGGGCTGCCATGTCATAGCGAACATGGGGCCAAGGGGTCTTTTTGTTCCGGGGTGGAGCATAAGTCCCCAGCCTTCGCTGTCTGCGCCTGCCGCAAGAGCCATGTTGATGCCGTCGCCTGTCTTATCAAGGGGAGCAGTGGCGAACACTGAATCAGCATTGAATCTTGTATGTTTAGCAATCATCTCTTTGCTGTTGGGGAAACCGCCTGTAGCAAGGATCACTGCTTTGGCGTAGACAAGAACTCTGTCGCCTTTATCGTTTGTACCTTCAACACCGGAAACTTTTCCGTCCTTCATGATGAGGTTTTTTCCGGGAGTTGAGTAGAGAATTTTAACGCCGAGTTCGTTGGCTTTGCCCACCATTGTAGCAATGAGTGATGCGCCGTGGTGGATGCCGTTCTTATCTTTCACAAGGTGCCATACGGGAGCTTCGGTGGGGGATATTTTGATAGGATCAAATTCCACACCCTGCTCTTTCAGCCAGTTGATTGTGTTTTTCCCTTCGTTAAGATAGAGGTGAACCAGTTTGGAATCTGCCCTGTAGTGGTTGAACTCCATGGAGTGTTTGAATGCCTCCATAGGTGTAAGGGTTACAGATTTTTTGCGGAGTTCGTCAGTCTCCACAGCAAAAAGACCTTCGGCAAGGTTTGAACTGCCGCCCGCCATGTCCTGTTTCTCTAGAACAATGACCTTCGCACCGGAGTACGCTGCCGAAACCGCAGCGGAAAGACCGGATGAACCGGCACCCACAACCACCACGTCGGCTTCATAAACTTTGTCTTTGGCGTATGCCGTGGCGGCTGCCAAAGCGGAAACGGCAACTGCCGTTAACAGAATAAATTGCTTAATAAATCTCTGCATTGCAATCCTCCTTTAAGATTACACGGGTTCGTGACCCATACCCGCATAATATTTGAGGATCGTTATGCAATCTATCAGGCTGATTACCTTTTATACCGGAAGATTTCACTTAACGGATGTCTGACTTCCCTGATACATAAAAGAGTGTATAACCTATGGTCTTACGGTAGATTTCCCTATGTTCTCAGGAGATGATATCCTGATAATGCGCCCACTTGATGGCGAACTGTGTGAGTTCTGCGGAACTTTTCAGCCCCAGCTTGTGTTTCATGCTCTCCCTGAATGCATCAATGGTCTTCACGCTCAGGTTCAGATTTTCGGCTATCTGCTTCGACGCAAATCCGTTGCCTATGAGCTGAAACACCTGAAACTCTCTGTCGCTCAACGTTTCAACCACATCTCTGTCATGGCAGTTCTTCAGATTCATTGCCTTGTTCAGAACATGCTCAGTCATCCTGTCGCTGAAATATATCTTGCCTTTGATTATCTTTCTCATGGCATCGATTATTGCCGTGGGCTTCTCGCTTTTCATGATATATCCCGACGCTCCCGCGCGGACGCATCTTTCGGCAAAAACAAGCTCCTCCCGCATGGAGAGAACCAGAATGTGGACGTTCGGATAGCGGGCCTTTATGCTCTTTATGAGATCAAGTCCATCGGATGATGCCAGCGAAAGATCCACGATAGCTATATCCGGTTCAATATTGAACAGCATGTTCAGCGCAACCGGAGCATCATCCGCAGATCCGCATATTTCCATATCCTCTTCCTGATTTATGAGTTTTGCAAGCCCTTCTCTCACAATGGCATGATCATCAACCAGAAAGACCTTGTACTTTTTTTCACTGCTCATCAGATTCCTCACCATGCGGCACCTTCATGGTGGCTATCACCGAAGTCCCGCCGCTTATATTGTTTATGATATCTATATCCGCCCCGATTATGGACGCCCGGTATTTCATTATACGAAGACCCTGCCCGTTCAGACTTTTCCTGCAGTCCGCCATTCCGACTCCGTTGTCGCTGATTTCGAGCCTGAGCTGATCAAAATTTTTGGTTATAAAGATGTTTATCTGCGAACAGCCGCTGTGCTTCACAGCATTCGTCATTGCCTCATGGGCGATGAAATAGAGGTGGTTGCAAACTTCATAATCCGCAATTATGACCGGTTTTCTGCATACATAGCCGCACTTTATTCCGTAGATTTTCTCAACGCCCGATGCCATGTTCTCCAGTGCGGACATCAGTCCCTGTTCATCCTCACTCACAGGGCATAAACCGTTTATCACGCTGCGCATCATGTTCAGAGCTTTCTTGGTGTATTCCACTATATCCGATGCAGATGAAGATTCTGAGGGCAGTTTATGCTTCAGCTCCTGCTGAAGCGCAGTGGCAAGAAACGAAATCCCCGTGAGCACCTGTCCAAGCCCATCGTGCAGATCGTTGCCTATCTTCTTGCGTTCATTGCTCAGCATCTCCAGAATCTGCCGTTCAAGCATCTTCTGTTCGGTGATATCTCTGATGACCTGCACCAGCCCTACGAAATCACCCTTCTCACTGAGCACAGGGTGGGTGAGAATATGGAACACCATCCCAGCCGCGCGCACTTCGCCCGACTGAGGCTCTTTTGACATCATGGGATGCCCCACAGGACAGCCCCTGCAGAAGCCCTTTTCTTTATGGCATATTTCGTAGCAGTATTTTCCGGCTATATTTTCAACAGGTATCCCCGAAAGCTTTGAAGCCACCCTGTTGGCCCATATCACTCTCATATCGGTATCGTAATATATTATGCAGTCGGACATAACGTCCAGAATCAGTGCCTTTTCCTGCTCAGATTTCTTGAGTGCTTCATCAGCGTTCACCCTGTCCGTGATGTTGAGAATTATTCCCCTCGCCTGTGCAAAATTTCCGTCGGCATCATAAACCGCCCTTCCGTAAAGCAGAACCGTTATAACGTCCCCGTTCTTCTTCTTCATCTTCCATGTGATGTTTTTGACAATTCCCGTTCTCTTAAAAACGGGAAAAATGGATTCGTGGATATCGACACCCTCTGCCAGCAGATCGTGAAAGCGCATGGAGAGAAACTCCTCTCGGGAGTAACCGAGAAACTCCTCAAATCCCTTGTTAACACCTATCATTCTGCTGTCGGGATCAAGTACTATCTCCCCCAGTGGCACGTCATCCAACATCAGCATCTTTCTCCGTTCATCGTTCAGCAGCTCATTGTATGCCGCTTTGACCATGGATATCTCCTGCCTTAATCCCTCAATAATCTCCGCATCGGTCATGGTGTATCTCCTATAGAACGGTAATAAAAACTAAAAAATCATGTTTATTTCCACTATAGTATACTTTAGGAGGGATTATTTTCAATAGCGCCGCCGATTGGCGCAAAAACGATGAAACCCATTTTAATGTTCATTACCAATCATTAAAAAAACCATAGGGAATTAATCGCCGAACAATAGGGGAATTTACCTATTCGACAGAGCTATAACGGCAATCCTCACCAAGACCGCCAAGACAGAAAAGAGCGGACGATGCCGCACC from Seleniivibrio woodruffii harbors:
- a CDS encoding response regulator transcription factor — its product is MSSEKKYKVFLVDDHAIVREGLAKLINQEEDMEICGSADDAPVALNMLFNIEPDIAIVDLSLASSDGLDLIKSIKARYPNVHILVLSMREELVFAERCVRAGASGYIMKSEKPTAIIDAMRKIIKGKIYFSDRMTEHVLNKAMNLKNCHDRDVVETLSDREFQVFQLIGNGFASKQIAENLNLSVKTIDAFRESMKHKLGLKSSAELTQFAIKWAHYQDIIS
- a CDS encoding PAS domain-containing sensor histidine kinase — translated: MTDAEIIEGLRQEISMVKAAYNELLNDERRKMLMLDDVPLGEIVLDPDSRMIGVNKGFEEFLGYSREEFLSMRFHDLLAEGVDIHESIFPVFKRTGIVKNITWKMKKKNGDVITVLLYGRAVYDADGNFAQARGIILNITDRVNADEALKKSEQEKALILDVMSDCIIYYDTDMRVIWANRVASKLSGIPVENIAGKYCYEICHKEKGFCRGCPVGHPMMSKEPQSGEVRAAGMVFHILTHPVLSEKGDFVGLVQVIRDITEQKMLERQILEMLSNERKKIGNDLHDGLGQVLTGISFLATALQQELKHKLPSESSSASDIVEYTKKALNMMRSVINGLCPVSEDEQGLMSALENMASGVEKIYGIKCGYVCRKPVIIADYEVCNHLYFIAHEAMTNAVKHSGCSQINIFITKNFDQLRLEISDNGVGMADCRKSLNGQGLRIMKYRASIIGADIDIINNISGGTSVIATMKVPHGEESDEQ
- a CDS encoding SphA family protein, with product MKCRKLITALLASVFAFSAMAAHATEGGGGAYPNGAEDTMAGAIPPSGFYYLNYLNYYTADSLRDKDGDKLPVDFKLKVVADVHRFVYVTKKQLFGGNIGVQTLIPVVYMDAKTPGGSDNAFGVGDIDFGVNLSWHSKNLHQAVALDIITPTGAYDKNDIANIGRNYYTFEPAYGISYVSDSGYEVSSKFMYDINTENNDTDYRSGQEFHFDYFTGKHIGPWTVGLGGYYYKQVTDDKQYGKTVENNDGQVLAVGPTIKYDYKNMSFHVKYQKETMVENRPEGDKYWFKFVYAF
- a CDS encoding FAD-dependent oxidoreductase, which translates into the protein MQRFIKQFILLTAVAVSALAAATAYAKDKVYEADVVVVGAGSSGLSAAVSAAYSGAKVIVLEKQDMAGGSSNLAEGLFAVETDELRKKSVTLTPMEAFKHSMEFNHYRADSKLVHLYLNEGKNTINWLKEQGVEFDPIKISPTEAPVWHLVKDKNGIHHGASLIATMVGKANELGVKILYSTPGKNLIMKDGKVSGVEGTNDKGDRVLVYAKAVILATGGFPNSKEMIAKHTRFNADSVFATAPLDKTGDGINMALAAGADSEGWGLMLHPGTKRPLGPMFAMTWQPSLWVNKYGKRFVDEDVVYSFAMAGNAIERERDHAIWTVFDDATVKYIAEQGIDNGLGVLIPLGTKLPNLVDEMKGEKAKGNKDVAIASSIEDLAKQMGVDPKTLATTVKNYNSYIVNNVDPEFDRDTRKMTPVKTGNFYAIKVYPYFFVSLGGARVNEKMQAINDKDEPINGLYVAGCDVGGLYGDTYTLWASGSAFSFAATSGRIAGADAAKYIKTVK